In Chloracidobacterium sp., the following proteins share a genomic window:
- the bshC gene encoding bacillithiol biosynthesis cysteine-adding enzyme BshC encodes MKQETALAAGQTQAKMEVASLPFASVPGQTRLFLTFIEAPGKVSDLYPNRQLALTDPKAYSREVLERYETDRSALANALTDVNTVADAGPATLANIELLRNADTVAVVTGQQAGLFSGPLYTIYKALSAVRYAEYLNAQGIKAVPVFWVANEDHDFDEVSTVNVIDTLDKAGTVEYRPVSYVDEMPVGSAVLDSGISQVIEEIFHLLPQTEFSNSARDLVERSYREGATFGQAFASLLDRLFEPHGLVIIDPLNDDLKRLAAPLYRQAIERSDGVVTAIRKRTLEIESRGFHAQVLIEDDYVPLFWHDDAGRRSALRKIGPDLFRAKLDGTEFTRADLAAIADTSPARLSPGVMLRPVVQDYLLPSIGYFGGVAEVAYFAQNGAVYETLGRPVTPIRHRQSFTVVEPRHTRAFDKLEFSFTDLFEGRQVISLKTAERIHGGDSAVTFADVEEIVNTQLNRLDRLLSDSDPSLAANLATRRRKIIFHIGVLRQKALFSAVQRDETAIRRIDSLFANLLPNGALQERSLNVLVYLNKFGPGFLDWLYTAIDLNDDGHRIIKL; translated from the coding sequence TTGAAGCAAGAGACCGCCCTCGCAGCAGGACAGACACAGGCCAAAATGGAGGTGGCCAGCTTGCCGTTCGCATCTGTTCCCGGACAGACGAGGCTCTTTCTCACATTCATCGAAGCGCCTGGAAAAGTCAGCGATCTCTATCCAAATCGCCAACTTGCCCTCACCGATCCGAAGGCGTATTCCAGAGAAGTACTTGAACGCTACGAGACCGATCGATCTGCGCTTGCTAACGCTCTCACGGACGTTAACACTGTCGCAGATGCAGGGCCTGCGACCCTTGCCAATATCGAGTTGCTTCGCAACGCCGACACCGTGGCCGTGGTCACCGGCCAGCAGGCTGGGCTGTTTTCGGGACCACTCTATACCATTTATAAGGCTCTCTCTGCCGTCCGCTATGCCGAGTATCTGAACGCCCAGGGGATCAAGGCGGTGCCGGTATTCTGGGTAGCCAACGAGGATCACGATTTTGACGAGGTGTCGACGGTCAATGTCATTGACACCCTTGATAAGGCCGGCACAGTTGAGTATCGGCCCGTTTCATACGTTGACGAAATGCCGGTCGGTTCTGCGGTCCTCGATAGCGGGATATCGCAAGTGATCGAAGAGATCTTCCACTTGCTGCCGCAGACAGAATTTTCGAATTCGGCGAGGGATCTGGTCGAACGGTCGTATCGTGAAGGAGCCACCTTTGGCCAGGCGTTCGCATCGCTGCTGGACCGGCTCTTTGAGCCACACGGCCTCGTCATCATCGATCCGTTGAACGACGATCTAAAACGACTGGCTGCCCCCCTATATCGTCAGGCAATTGAGCGGTCGGATGGCGTTGTCACGGCAATCCGTAAACGCACGTTGGAGATAGAATCGAGAGGGTTTCATGCACAGGTCTTGATCGAGGACGATTACGTCCCACTTTTTTGGCATGACGACGCCGGTCGTCGTAGTGCATTGAGAAAGATCGGTCCAGATCTTTTTCGCGCCAAGCTCGACGGAACGGAGTTTACCCGGGCCGACCTTGCCGCAATCGCGGATACAAGTCCGGCCAGACTCAGCCCCGGCGTGATGTTGCGCCCGGTAGTCCAGGATTATCTTCTGCCGAGCATCGGCTATTTTGGCGGTGTCGCCGAGGTTGCATATTTTGCACAGAATGGTGCGGTTTACGAAACCCTCGGACGACCGGTGACACCGATCAGGCATCGGCAGAGTTTCACTGTGGTCGAACCGAGGCATACGCGGGCATTCGATAAGCTTGAATTTAGCTTCACAGACCTTTTTGAGGGGAGACAGGTGATTTCCCTCAAGACGGCCGAACGGATCCATGGGGGCGACTCTGCTGTGACGTTCGCGGACGTCGAGGAGATCGTAAATACGCAGTTGAATCGCCTTGATCGCCTGTTGTCAGATAGCGATCCGTCCTTGGCGGCAAATCTTGCGACGCGGCGTCGGAAGATCATCTTCCACATCGGAGTGCTGAGACAAAAAGCTCTATTCTCGGCTGTTCAGCGTGATGAGACCGCGATCAGACGGATCGACAGCCTCTTCGCGAATTTACTCCCAAATGGAGCATTGCAGGAACGTAGTCTTAACGTACTCGTCTATCTAAATAAGTTCGGCCCGGGTTTCTTGGATTGGCTCTATACGGCAATCGATCTCAACGATGACGGCCACCGTATTATCAAGCTGTAG
- a CDS encoding sodium:solute symporter encodes MRTLDWVIVVAYLAYVIWDGVRMTKHSRTKEGYFLAHRSLPWWAVGLSVMATQLSAITLVGTTGQAFSDGMRFIQFYYGLPFAMIILCVTAVPFFHRANVFTAYEYLEKRFDVRVRSLTSFFFLISRGLGVGTIISAPSIVLSIVFEWNLIATIFAIGMSTTIYTVFGGVQAVTWTDVKQMVVIFVGLGACFVVILMSFPPGVTLGDGLRLAGSLGKLSMVDTTFDLKEKYTLWSGLIGGLFLMLGYFGADQSQVQRFLTARSVDEGRTSLLMSAFLKIPMQFGILLIGIMVFVFYQFTAPPVIFNRPEIMAAQQSQQFRDIESRYAAAHAARKAAAIDFDSTEMTSRERYTSADKQFNDTRKEAIAFVKATSSPSFNDINYVFPTFVLDHMPIGVIGLLIAAIFAAAMSSISAELNALATATTIDFYRRLYRPEATDAHYVGVGRLSTFVWGIFACVVAVFATNLGSLIEVVNKFGSFFYGSLLGVFVLAFAVRRARARGAFFGLLFGMSSVWVASVYTSIEFLWFNVIGCLVTVIAGYLISLTVGDDVNRTDAQAQSG; translated from the coding sequence ATGAGAACACTCGACTGGGTCATCGTCGTCGCTTATCTTGCCTACGTAATTTGGGACGGCGTCCGAATGACCAAGCACAGCAGGACTAAAGAGGGTTACTTTCTTGCTCATCGATCACTGCCGTGGTGGGCCGTAGGACTGTCGGTAATGGCGACCCAGCTTTCGGCTATCACTCTGGTTGGGACGACGGGCCAGGCGTTCTCGGATGGGATGCGTTTCATACAGTTCTATTATGGCCTGCCGTTCGCGATGATCATCCTCTGCGTGACCGCGGTACCGTTCTTCCATCGAGCGAATGTCTTTACCGCATACGAATATCTTGAAAAGCGTTTTGACGTTAGGGTTCGTTCGTTGACCAGTTTCTTTTTTCTCATCTCTCGCGGCCTAGGCGTGGGAACGATCATATCTGCGCCGTCGATCGTGCTGTCGATAGTATTCGAATGGAACCTAATAGCGACGATCTTTGCGATCGGAATGAGCACGACGATCTATACGGTCTTTGGCGGCGTCCAGGCCGTAACATGGACGGACGTTAAGCAGATGGTAGTGATCTTTGTCGGCCTCGGTGCCTGCTTCGTTGTCATTTTGATGAGCTTTCCGCCCGGCGTTACTCTCGGCGATGGCTTACGTCTGGCGGGTAGTTTAGGCAAACTTAGTATGGTCGATACGACCTTTGATCTTAAGGAGAAATATACTCTTTGGTCCGGCCTGATCGGCGGGCTCTTCCTGATGCTCGGCTACTTTGGAGCGGATCAGAGCCAAGTCCAGAGGTTCCTGACGGCAAGATCAGTTGACGAAGGACGCACGTCGCTCCTGATGAGCGCATTCCTAAAGATACCGATGCAATTCGGGATCCTGCTCATCGGCATTATGGTCTTTGTCTTTTACCAGTTCACCGCGCCGCCTGTGATATTCAATCGTCCAGAGATCATGGCTGCGCAACAGAGTCAGCAGTTTCGCGATATCGAATCACGATACGCGGCGGCGCATGCCGCCAGAAAAGCCGCTGCGATCGATTTTGACTCGACCGAAATGACGTCGCGAGAGAGATACACGTCGGCGGACAAGCAGTTCAACGATACTCGAAAAGAGGCTATCGCGTTCGTCAAAGCGACAAGTAGTCCATCCTTTAACGACATCAACTATGTCTTTCCGACCTTTGTGCTCGATCATATGCCAATCGGCGTCATTGGGCTTCTGATCGCGGCGATCTTTGCCGCCGCGATGTCGTCGATCTCGGCTGAGTTGAATGCGCTCGCCACGGCGACTACGATCGATTTCTACAGACGTCTATACCGTCCTGAGGCGACGGATGCTCACTATGTCGGGGTCGGGCGGCTCAGCACCTTTGTTTGGGGCATATTCGCGTGTGTAGTTGCGGTCTTTGCAACGAATCTCGGTTCACTGATCGAGGTCGTGAACAAATTCGGCTCATTCTTTTACGGTTCGCTGCTTGGCGTATTCGTTTTGGCCTTTGCCGTCCGACGAGCGCGGGCACGCGGGGCGTTCTTTGGACTGCTCTTCGGCATGTCGTCGGTTTGGGTCGCAAGTGTGTATACGAGCATTGAATTCCTATGGTTCAACGTCATTGGCTGTCTTGTGACTGTGATCGCGGGTTATCTGATCAGCTTGACAGTTGGCGATGATGTAAACCGCACAGACGCGCAGGCGCAAAGTGGTTAG
- a CDS encoding PKD domain-containing protein: MKLAKRAYVISLMLLALALIVPAQMSEKDNRNTTSTVGTAGAVGGPTGLFTVYDGKTLRKGEFTLSLGVSNYDRDPGDVDITSVPVSFQVGIADRFELFFGTEAYRGVKVNAPRNLSGFYLPNSTLFINGAFRSPPAIVMGPNGPAAGPYNGATIFRPTGMPYANFPYINANAGTYGLQHPFYSGPLFGFPAGTNALLGVGSSGGAADNFYGIGSPFGGILPGIVFSTTTLLSPTGAPMGEGPVGFTVAPTYIADAPFINRRWGTSAFNSVDFGFKWRFNDPDEAIGYGLVGFYRWYWDKANDPAGFNMMQRGAGPGANQGDIGAVLFADARLASWVNMSANVGYTYTTKSKGTFGGSEYVMLDRPDELSGSIGIDFPVNKHFQPIAEFRAMRYVGGRTPNALERHPMDLLLGFRAYPRRWWGFGFGYRYNFNQQDMASFDDTSFATSIALPCSGTQPNCTPVTIVNRFSGPPPGFQTSLDPHGYVAQFWIGRRDDRKSEVLNRAPSVDSVDLSDTVITLPCPPGRRSKSGSCNDNRTVSVATRASDPENDVLTYNYTVSGGRIVGTGANVQWDLSSAQPGTYTITTGVDDGCGVCGKTDTKTIRVEECQDCEVICSCPTLTISGPASVTKPGDTMTFTASSSGDVTYNWTVSAGTIESGQGTSSITVRTTEAMAGSNVTATVEIGGVDPNCNCTTTASETGSVDTKPTAIPVDDFGKAPDDDVKARVQNFYVQLNANPSAQGYVINYGTTAQIKKRRNQIMKAINFLKYDPSRFTFIDGPDNGTGEQTKFYVVPAGADRPNP; this comes from the coding sequence ATGAAACTCGCGAAAAGGGCGTATGTGATAAGCCTAATGTTGTTGGCGTTGGCACTTATTGTGCCGGCCCAGATGTCGGAAAAGGACAACCGTAATACGACCTCTACGGTCGGTACGGCCGGAGCGGTCGGCGGGCCGACCGGCCTGTTCACGGTTTATGACGGCAAAACTCTCCGGAAGGGTGAGTTCACGCTGAGCTTGGGTGTCAGCAACTATGACCGCGATCCGGGGGATGTGGATATCACATCAGTTCCGGTGAGCTTCCAGGTTGGGATAGCGGACCGCTTCGAGCTGTTTTTTGGTACGGAAGCGTATCGCGGGGTCAAGGTGAACGCACCCAGGAACCTTTCGGGATTCTACCTGCCCAATTCGACGTTGTTCATAAACGGAGCCTTCCGTAGCCCGCCGGCTATCGTGATGGGCCCGAATGGCCCTGCAGCCGGTCCATACAATGGAGCGACGATTTTCCGGCCCACCGGCATGCCGTATGCCAATTTTCCATACATTAACGCGAATGCGGGAACCTACGGCCTCCAGCACCCTTTCTATTCGGGGCCGCTGTTCGGATTTCCTGCAGGGACGAACGCATTGCTTGGAGTCGGCTCGTCTGGCGGAGCGGCGGATAATTTCTACGGTATTGGCTCTCCATTTGGTGGAATCCTTCCTGGCATCGTCTTCTCAACTACGACTTTGCTGAGTCCAACAGGAGCCCCGATGGGAGAAGGGCCGGTCGGCTTCACAGTAGCTCCAACCTATATCGCCGATGCACCATTCATCAACCGCAGATGGGGGACGTCAGCCTTTAATTCGGTTGATTTCGGGTTCAAGTGGCGTTTCAACGATCCGGATGAGGCGATTGGCTATGGCCTGGTCGGCTTCTATCGCTGGTATTGGGATAAGGCCAACGATCCAGCCGGTTTCAACATGATGCAGCGTGGTGCCGGTCCGGGAGCCAATCAGGGTGACATTGGAGCGGTGCTGTTTGCGGACGCTCGGCTGGCCTCATGGGTCAATATGTCAGCAAACGTCGGCTACACATATACGACAAAGTCCAAGGGGACCTTTGGCGGTTCTGAGTATGTAATGCTCGATCGGCCGGATGAACTGTCGGGATCGATCGGTATTGATTTTCCGGTCAATAAGCACTTCCAGCCGATCGCTGAGTTCAGAGCTATGCGATATGTTGGCGGCCGCACACCGAACGCCCTCGAGCGTCATCCGATGGACCTCCTCTTGGGCTTTAGGGCGTATCCACGTCGATGGTGGGGCTTCGGCTTCGGATATCGGTACAACTTTAACCAGCAGGACATGGCTAGCTTCGATGATACCTCGTTTGCGACATCGATCGCATTGCCGTGCTCCGGCACCCAGCCCAATTGTACACCTGTAACGATCGTCAACCGGTTCTCGGGCCCGCCGCCGGGATTCCAGACCTCGCTCGATCCTCACGGATATGTCGCGCAGTTTTGGATCGGCCGCCGCGATGACCGTAAGAGTGAAGTTCTTAACCGTGCTCCGTCGGTTGATTCGGTTGATCTTAGCGACACGGTCATAACGCTTCCGTGCCCTCCGGGACGTCGGTCGAAGTCGGGATCATGCAACGACAACCGCACCGTCAGCGTTGCTACGCGGGCAAGCGACCCTGAGAATGACGTGTTGACCTACAACTACACGGTCTCAGGCGGACGTATTGTCGGCACAGGTGCTAACGTCCAGTGGGACCTCAGCTCGGCACAGCCCGGCACATATACGATAACGACCGGCGTTGACGATGGCTGCGGAGTTTGCGGAAAGACTGATACAAAGACGATCCGCGTTGAGGAGTGTCAGGATTGCGAAGTGATCTGCTCGTGTCCGACATTGACGATCAGCGGCCCTGCATCGGTTACGAAGCCTGGCGACACGATGACCTTCACGGCATCATCGAGCGGTGATGTCACGTACAACTGGACTGTCTCGGCCGGTACGATCGAGTCTGGCCAAGGTACCTCGAGCATCACGGTCCGGACTACCGAAGCGATGGCGGGCAGCAATGTCACGGCTACGGTAGAGATCGGCGGTGTCGATCCGAATTGTAATTGTACGACCACCGCCAGTGAAACGGGGTCGGTCGATACCAAGCCGACGGCGATCCCGGTCGATGACTTTGGTAAGGCTCCTGATGATGATGTTAAGGCTCGTGTTCAGAACTTCTATGTTCAGTTGAATGCGAATCCGTCGGCCCAGGGCTACGTCATCAACTATGGAACGACGGCCCAGATCAAGAAGCGTCGCAATCAGATCATGAAGGCGATAAACTTCCTCAAGTATGATCCGAGCCGCTTTACCTTCATTGACGGCCCTGACAACGGAACGGGCGAACAGACCAAGTTCTACGTTGTTCCGGCCGGAGCTGACAGGCCGAATCCGTAA
- the mutL gene encoding DNA mismatch repair endonuclease MutL, translated as MNKIRVLPDNLANQIAAGEVVERPASVVKELVENAIDAGSTRLSIEIELGGRRLMRITDDGEGMSRDDAVLAFERHATSKIRTLDDLSRIGTLGFRGEALASIASVAKVELLTKTASDEIATQVIVEGGRLIDVRDAARDGGTTIAVRDLFFNTPARRKFMRSEATENYHLTNIVTHYALAHPEIAFTLTNNGREVLRTSPAKHLRERAFQVFGSGLLDSLLPVDGGREYVAKITGFISAPRERRTTRDSQYFFVNNRFVRDKTIAGGLAEGFRSVLPHGVYPVAFLFLEMPLEEIDVNVHPAKTEVRFRRGEAVKDVIAEAVRTALTREGIIAETTPERFVQPEKSETVERIENIEIVEQPVIAFSVPVECEISNPSDEMVAVATAGTSEGVAAAGTVEMRFDQHNPAVEELAVPGERMNASAYAELPPVDSAARFAKSVEVGSVSTAKIQPLGQLQESFIVAVDDEGLLLIDQHVAHERILFDKYRLSETDREPESQNLLLPETLDLTPAQSEAFALIEDDLAGLGFGLMRLSGRTVAIKSIPTDLPASEARNLFAEILDTIEAEKKGAPKSTLRDDIAASLACKAAVKINMKLTPEKMSWLIDRLLLSTSPTTCPHGRPVILRLSMKDIERGFHRT; from the coding sequence ATGAACAAGATCAGAGTGCTGCCCGACAATCTCGCGAATCAGATCGCCGCCGGCGAGGTGGTGGAGCGGCCTGCATCAGTGGTGAAGGAGCTTGTCGAGAATGCCATCGACGCCGGTTCGACACGACTCTCGATCGAGATCGAACTCGGCGGCCGACGTCTAATGCGGATCACGGACGATGGCGAGGGAATGTCGCGCGACGATGCAGTTCTTGCGTTCGAGCGGCACGCGACGTCCAAGATACGCACGCTCGACGATCTTAGCCGCATTGGCACTCTGGGTTTTCGCGGTGAGGCCTTGGCATCGATCGCCTCGGTCGCAAAGGTTGAATTGCTGACGAAGACCGCATCGGATGAGATCGCCACTCAGGTCATCGTGGAGGGCGGGCGGTTGATCGACGTTAGGGATGCCGCCCGCGACGGCGGGACGACGATCGCTGTCCGCGACCTTTTCTTCAACACGCCGGCTCGCCGTAAATTCATGCGATCCGAGGCGACGGAGAACTACCACCTCACCAACATCGTCACGCACTATGCCCTTGCGCACCCTGAGATCGCGTTCACACTGACCAATAATGGTCGCGAGGTCCTGCGGACATCGCCGGCGAAGCACCTGCGCGAACGCGCTTTCCAGGTGTTTGGCTCGGGCCTGCTCGACAGTTTGCTGCCCGTGGACGGCGGCCGCGAATATGTCGCAAAGATCACTGGCTTTATCTCGGCTCCTCGCGAGCGTCGAACGACACGCGATTCGCAATATTTCTTTGTCAACAACCGGTTTGTTCGCGATAAGACCATTGCCGGTGGTCTCGCCGAGGGCTTTCGCAGCGTCCTGCCCCACGGCGTGTATCCTGTCGCGTTTCTCTTCCTCGAAATGCCGCTGGAGGAGATCGACGTCAACGTGCACCCCGCCAAGACCGAAGTCCGCTTTCGCCGCGGCGAGGCCGTGAAGGACGTGATCGCCGAGGCCGTAAGAACTGCGCTGACACGCGAGGGAATTATCGCGGAGACGACTCCCGAGCGCTTCGTCCAGCCTGAGAAATCCGAAACCGTCGAACGGATCGAGAACATCGAGATCGTCGAGCAACCAGTCATCGCATTTTCTGTTCCGGTTGAGTGCGAGATCTCAAACCCGTCTGATGAGATGGTAGCGGTTGCAACTGCAGGCACGAGTGAGGGTGTCGCTGCCGCCGGGACGGTCGAGATGCGGTTCGATCAGCACAATCCTGCCGTCGAGGAGCTTGCTGTGCCTGGCGAGCGAATGAACGCGTCGGCGTACGCTGAACTGCCGCCGGTGGATTCGGCTGCGAGGTTTGCAAAGAGTGTCGAGGTTGGAAGCGTTTCGACGGCGAAGATACAGCCGCTTGGCCAGCTTCAGGAGAGTTTTATTGTCGCAGTCGACGACGAGGGACTGTTGCTTATTGATCAGCACGTCGCTCACGAGCGCATCCTTTTCGACAAATACCGCCTTAGTGAGACGGACCGCGAGCCGGAGTCACAGAATCTCTTACTACCCGAAACGCTCGACCTTACGCCGGCCCAGTCAGAGGCTTTTGCACTGATTGAAGACGACCTAGCGGGACTCGGATTCGGCCTAATGCGCCTCTCGGGACGGACTGTTGCGATCAAGAGTATACCGACCGACCTCCCAGCGTCCGAGGCAAGGAATCTATTCGCTGAGATCCTCGATACGATAGAGGCTGAGAAGAAAGGAGCACCCAAATCGACTTTGCGTGATGACATAGCTGCCAGCCTAGCGTGTAAGGCTGCCGTGAAGATAAACATGAAACTTACGCCCGAAAAGATGAGCTGGCTCATCGACCGATTGTTATTGAGTACGTCGCCTACGACGTGTCCGCACGGGCGGCCGGTCATCTTGCGATTGTCGATGAAGGACATAGAGCGTGGGTTTCACAGGACCTAA
- a CDS encoding Glu/Leu/Phe/Val dehydrogenase yields MANPMADEMRRFRGSDEKNPFEAMSERFDRAAKLLNLEEDLYAVMRVPSRELKVYIPVRMDTGHIQVFEGFRVQHNFARGPAKGGIRYAPDVSLDEVKALSAWMTWKCAVVNVPFGGGKGGIICDPKQMSIGELERLTRRYTAELIDFIGPDKDVPAPDMNTNEQTMAWIMDTYSMHSRHTVNAIVTGKPVALGGSLGRREATGRGVLITVNEAIKRFNLTPEKTRVVVQGSGNVGGIGAELMHNTGYKIIAIADVHGGIVNTNGIDIPSALQYLQRNKSFEGYPEADIVDNKELLELECDVLAPCATENQITSENAGRIRCKILAEGANGPTTPRADKILHDNGVFVVPDILANAGGVTVSYFEWVQDRIGYFWSEAEVNSRLEDKMVASFNELVHYSEKHEVDSRTAAYMLAIDRVAYDTRMRGIYA; encoded by the coding sequence ATGGCAAACCCGATGGCCGATGAAATGCGGCGATTCCGCGGCAGCGATGAGAAAAATCCGTTTGAGGCAATGAGCGAACGCTTTGATCGCGCCGCAAAATTATTGAACCTGGAAGAAGATCTATATGCCGTTATGCGCGTCCCAAGCCGGGAATTGAAGGTGTATATTCCCGTGCGAATGGACACGGGACATATCCAGGTTTTCGAGGGCTTTCGCGTTCAGCACAACTTTGCCCGCGGCCCCGCAAAGGGCGGCATTCGCTACGCTCCGGACGTGTCACTCGACGAGGTCAAGGCGCTTTCGGCTTGGATGACTTGGAAATGCGCTGTCGTCAATGTGCCCTTCGGCGGCGGCAAGGGCGGGATCATTTGCGACCCCAAACAAATGTCGATCGGCGAACTCGAGCGTCTAACACGACGCTACACCGCGGAGCTTATTGATTTTATTGGCCCGGACAAGGACGTGCCCGCCCCGGACATGAATACAAACGAGCAGACAATGGCTTGGATCATGGACACCTACTCCATGCACAGCCGTCACACCGTCAATGCGATCGTCACAGGTAAGCCAGTCGCTCTCGGCGGCAGTTTGGGTCGGCGCGAGGCCACAGGACGCGGAGTGTTGATAACCGTCAATGAGGCTATCAAGCGATTTAATCTCACACCGGAAAAGACAAGAGTAGTTGTTCAGGGCTCTGGGAATGTCGGTGGCATCGGTGCCGAATTGATGCACAATACGGGCTATAAGATCATAGCGATCGCGGACGTTCATGGCGGGATCGTCAACACGAATGGTATTGACATCCCAAGCGCCCTGCAGTATCTGCAGAGGAACAAGTCGTTCGAGGGTTATCCTGAAGCGGATATCGTAGATAATAAGGAACTGCTCGAACTCGAGTGCGATGTCCTCGCACCCTGTGCAACGGAAAATCAGATAACGTCCGAGAATGCTGGCCGGATCCGCTGTAAGATCCTTGCCGAAGGAGCTAATGGCCCGACTACACCGAGGGCCGACAAGATCCTTCACGATAACGGTGTGTTCGTAGTCCCTGATATTCTGGCGAATGCGGGCGGCGTTACGGTTTCATATTTCGAGTGGGTCCAGGATCGAATTGGCTACTTCTGGTCCGAGGCCGAGGTCAACTCGCGTTTGGAGGACAAGATGGTCGCGAGCTTTAATGAACTTGTCCATTATTCTGAGAAACATGAGGTAGACTCTCGTACGGCCGCGTATATGCTGGCTATCGATAGAGTGGCGTACGATACGCGAATGCGCGGGATCTATGCATAA